One Thermomonas paludicola genomic window, CCGGATCCGGAGACCAGACCCTCATGTCCACGTTGTCTACCGCTGCTGCGCCGCGCCCGCATTACGGCGCCATCGCCATCGTTGGCGCGCTGTTCTTCATCTTCGGCTTCGTGACCTGGCTCAACGGCCCACTGATCCAGTTCGCCAAGCTGGCGTTTGACGTCAGCGACAGTCTGGCCTTCCTGATTCCCTTCGCGTTCTACATTTCCTACTTCTGCCTGGCGCTGCCGTCGTCCAGCATCCTGCGCAAGACCGGGATGAAGAAGGGCATGGCACTGGGGCTGTTTGCGATGGCCATCGGCGCACTGGTGTTCGGCCAATACACCACGGGCCGCGTGTTTGCCGGTGCGGTGGTCGGCATCTTCATCATGGGCGCCGGCCTGGCGCTGCTGCAGACCGCATCCAACCCCTACATCAGCATCCTTGGGCCAATCGAGGGCGCGGCCCAGCGCATTGCCCTCATGGGCATCTGCAACAAGCTGGCGGGCATGGCCGCGCCATTGGTGATCGGGGCACTGGTGATGCACGGCCTGGGCGATTTGAGCGCACAGGTGGACGCCGCCGACCCGCGCACCCGCGAGCACCTGCTCGACGCATTCGCCGCACGCATCCATGACCCCTACATGCTGATGGCCGCGCTGTTGGCGCTGCTGGCGGCCGGCATCCTGTTTTCGCCCCTGCCCGAGCTGCGCGCCGAGGATGCCAACCGCGAAACCGACGGCAAGCCCGCGCGCGCCAGCCTCCTGCAATATCCGCACGTGTGGCTGGGCGCGCTTTGCATCTTCGTTTACGTGGGCGCCGAGGTCATGGCCGGCGACGCCATCGGCACCTATGGTGCCGGCTTCAGCCTGCCGCTGGATCAAACGAAATTCTTCACCTCCTTCACCCTGGGCGCGATGCTGGTCGGCTATCTGGTGGGCCTGGCGCTGATCCCGCGACATGTTTCGCAAGAGCGCTGGCTGGCGGTGTCTGCGGTGCTGGGCGTGGCACTCACGCTGGCCGCGTTCGCCACCCACGGCATCGCTTCGGTGGCGTGCGTGGCAGCGCTGGGGTTTGCCAACGCAATGATGTGGCCGGCGATTTTCCCGCTCGCGATCCAGGGCCTGGGCCGCTACACCGAGCAGGGCTCGGCGCTGCTGATCATGGGGATTTCCGGCGGCGCGATCGTGCCGCAACTCTTCGTGCACCTGAAACAGGTGCTGGATTTCCAGCTGGTGTTCCTGCTGCTGATGGTGCCCTGTTACCTGTATATCCTGTACTTCGCCACCCGCGGCCATCGCGTGGGGCGCTGAATCCACTTCCCCGGGAACACCGTGCGCAAGCCCACCATCAAGGACGTTGCCGCCCGCGCCGAGGTCTCGCTGAAGACCGTTTCGCGCGTCATCAACGATGAAGCCGGCGTCCACGCTCGCACCCGCGAACAGGTTCGCAAGGCGATCGCCGACCTGGACTACCGGCCGGATCCCTCCGCCCGCAGCCTGCGCAGCGCGCAGTCGTACGCGCTTGGGCTGCTGTACGACAATCCCAATCCGTACTATGTCATCGCGATGCAAAACGGCGTGTTGTCGGTGTGTCGCGAAACCGGCTACGGCCTGCAGATCCATCCCTGCGACGCGTCGTCGCCGGACCTCGCCAACGACATCATCGCGCTGGTGCGCAACGCGCGGCTGGCCGGCATCGTGCTGGCACCGCCGATGTCGGAACAGCAGGCACTGGTGGATACGCTGCGCGCCAACGGCATCCGCCTGGTGCGCATCGTGTCGGCTTCGCGCGCGCCGCAGGATGGCAGCGCCTGCATTTTCGTGGACGACCGCGACGC contains:
- a CDS encoding sugar MFS transporter encodes the protein MSTLSTAAAPRPHYGAIAIVGALFFIFGFVTWLNGPLIQFAKLAFDVSDSLAFLIPFAFYISYFCLALPSSSILRKTGMKKGMALGLFAMAIGALVFGQYTTGRVFAGAVVGIFIMGAGLALLQTASNPYISILGPIEGAAQRIALMGICNKLAGMAAPLVIGALVMHGLGDLSAQVDAADPRTREHLLDAFAARIHDPYMLMAALLALLAAGILFSPLPELRAEDANRETDGKPARASLLQYPHVWLGALCIFVYVGAEVMAGDAIGTYGAGFSLPLDQTKFFTSFTLGAMLVGYLVGLALIPRHVSQERWLAVSAVLGVALTLAAFATHGIASVACVAALGFANAMMWPAIFPLAIQGLGRYTEQGSALLIMGISGGAIVPQLFVHLKQVLDFQLVFLLLMVPCYLYILYFATRGHRVGR